From a single Poecilia reticulata strain Guanapo linkage group LG2, Guppy_female_1.0+MT, whole genome shotgun sequence genomic region:
- the smarcal1 gene encoding SWI/SNF-related matrix-associated actin-dependent regulator of chromatin subfamily A-like protein 1, whose protein sequence is MSNQLTAEQQQKIEENRRKALERRAQRLGQQTSTGFNGASVQTDFPKQSDNHRYPPLSVPPRFVPPFKKDSQMSSNQIHXPNXQLLPGTSNQVNKNTQINSFRQVTAPXPRTNQHLQNLGSSGGGNVGVKPVQAISVTSGSAVGSLARSFAVSNQGRLLLADDMGLGKTVQAICIAAYYRNEWPLLVVTPSSVRFTWAEAFRRWLPSLSPDNINVAVKAKENIRSGLVNIVSYDLLSRMDKQHAGPPFNILIMDESHFLKNMKTARCKAALPLLKAAKRVILLSGTPAMSRPCELYTQILAVKPSLFPRFHEFGVRYCDARQHQQKTWGWDYSGSSNLGELRLLLEECLMLRRLKSDVLSQLPSKQRKVVTVTIEGVSGRMKAALSXAAKQLTKSHRSKMEEKEALLVFYNHTAEAKLQAIMEYITDMLECGREKFLVFAHHKLVLDHITTELLAKNVSFIRIDGATPSAERQQLCEKFQFSSKSCVAVLSVTAANMGLNLHSADLVIFAELFWNPGVLIQAEDRVHRIGQTSNVDIHYLVAKGTADDHLWPLIQAKMNVLKEVGLSESNLSDKAENESFHLKDPNQKSIMEMFQRSFSEEDDFDEAILMEAANDWKDTPPEAAPAPSXTGTSFSKDTNKKTXKDFFTR, encoded by the exons ATGTCCAACCAGCTgactgcagagcagcagcagaagattgAGGAGAACAGACGGAAAGCTTTGGAGCGAAGAGCCCAAAGACTCGGACAGCAGACTTCAACGGGATTTAATGGTGCTTCAGTGCAGACAGATTTCCCGAAGCAGAGCGACAATCACAGATATCCTCCTTTGTCTGTACCACCACGGTTTGTCCCACCTTTTAAAAAAGACTCACAGATGAGCAGTAATCAGATCCACARACCAAACCAWCAGCTGCTACCTGGTACTAGCAATCAAGTCAACAAAAATACTCAGATYAACTCATTCAGACAG GTCACTGCTCCTYCTCCTCGAACAAATCAGCACTTGCAAAACCTTGGGTCATCTGGTGGAGGAAATGTTGGTGTGAAGCCAGTTCAGGCCATTTCTGTCACATCTGGAAGTGCAGTTGGCTCA cttgcccGCAGCTTTGCGGTGTCTAACCAAGGCCGCCTCCTCCTGGCTGATGACATGGGCTTGGGAAAGACGGTGCAGGCCATCTGCATAGCGGCCTACTACAGGAACGAGTGGCCCTTGTTGGTGGTGACGCCTTCATCTGTTCGGTTCACCTGGGCTgag GCCTTCAGACGCTGGCTCCCCTCCCTGAGTCCTGACAACATCAACGTGGCGGTAAAGGCCAAAGAAAACATCAGGTCTGGTTTGGTCAACATTGTCAGCTACGACCTGCTGAGCAGGATGGACAAGCAGCACGCRGGTCCTCCTTTCAACATCCTCATCATG GACGAGTCTCACTTCCTGAAGAACATGAAGACGGCTCGTTGCAAAGCTGCCTTACCTCTGCTGAAG GCGGCGAAGAGAGTGATCCTTCTGTCTGGGACCCCCGCGATGTCCAGACCCTGTGAGCTCTACACTCAGATTCTGGCCGTCAAACCCTCGCTCTTTCCTCGCTTCCATGAGTTYGGGGTGCGCTACTGTGATGCCCGACAG CACCAGCAGAAGACCTGGGGCTGGGACTACTCAGGCTCCTCTAATCTGGGAGAGCTAAGGCTGTTGCTGGAGGAGTGTCTGATGCTGCGCCGCCTCAAGTCTGACGTCCTGTCCCAGCTCCCGTCCAAGCAGCGCAAGGTGGTCACGGTAACCATAGAAGGGGTCAGTGGCCGCATGAAAGCTGCCCTCTCGGYTGCAGCCAAGCAGCTGACCAAAAGTCATCGCAGT aaaatgGAGGAGAAGGAGGCTCTGCTCGTCTTCTACAACCACACAGCTGAAGCCAAGCTGCAGGCCATTAT GGAGTACATCACAGACATGCTGGAGTGCGGCAGGGAGAAGTTTCTCGTGTTTGCCCAYCACAAATTAGTCCTGGATCACATCACCACCGAACTGCTTGCAAAG AACGTCAGCTTCATTCGCATCGACGGGGCGACTCCGTCAGCAGAGCGGCAGCAGCTGTgtgaaaagtttcagttttcatccaAGTCCTGCGTGGCCGTGTTGTCCGTCACTGCAGCTAACATGGGTCTCAACCTGCACTCTGCAGATCTGGTGATCTTTGCCGAGCTTTTCTGGAACCCAGGG GTTCTCATTCAGGCGGAGGACAGGGTTCATCGTATTGGACAGACTAGCAATGTCGACATTCACTACCTGGTTGCCAAAGGAACTGCTGATGATCATCTGTG GCCACTGATTCAGGCTAAAATGAACGTGTTGAAAGAGGTGGGTCTGTCTGAATCCAACCTTTCGGACAAAGCTGAGAACGAAAGCTTCCACTTAAAG GACCCGAATCAGAAGAGCATCATGGAGATGTTCCAGAGATCTTTCTCTGAGGAAGACGACTTTGATGAGGCCATCCTAATGGAGGCTGCAAACGACTGGAAGGACACGCCACCAGAAGCGGCGCCTGCTCCATCCTKCACTGGCACCAGTTTTAGCAAAGACACCAACAAAAAGACAAMGAAAGACTTCTTCACCAGATGA
- the nme9 gene encoding LOW QUALITY PROTEIN: thioredoxin domain-containing protein 3 homolog (The sequence of the model RefSeq protein was modified relative to this genomic sequence to represent the inferred CDS: inserted 1 base in 1 codon), whose product MAGKKKEASLQASVLNQEQWEEMLTIKGLTVVDVYQQWCGPCRAVVSLLRKIKNELSDDLLHFATAEADSIDALEKYRGKCEPTFLFFGGGELVAVLRGANAPMLQRMIVXELAKEKLVMEQGSGRKVVKDFGLLDEEKREEDELQQPQNEESIIVPAXKSYTVAIIKPDAVAHGKANEIIMKIQDAGFEILAHEERXLTETEARDFYQHKAAEACFEDLVQFMSSGPSHILVLSQIEGTANIIPAWREFIGPADIEEARREKPESIXGKDPSSGSGVGSEQHILACLIRHTQTLCFSLVEHQPSIHLVLSSSXPHPTSCSLRAQYGTETLFNAVHGSADSDQASMALAFFFPNFRTASDAEQDGEEERVERTLALIRPDVARENRDEILAQIHKSGFTVALQKEVMLTEEQVKQFYFQHVDEDYFPALMRNMTSGPVLALALARKGAVHHWKNILGPPDLHKAKEEDPECLRAKFAVENEPINQLHGSANPEEAERELNFFFPQQRTLAVIKPGALEEHRAEEFYKEHREKPFFTQLVDFMCRGPCMMLVLTKENAVEEWRAMMGPSDPEKAKEISPRSLRARFAADILHNSVHGSSNEQHAEEKIRFVFGDISAGAAPTADSETSRTTSAEWPGGSGDENQEISRSTTEDTSNI is encoded by the exons ATGGCAGGGAAGAAGAAAGAGGCAAGCCTGCAG GCATCAGTTCTGAACCAAGAACAATGGGAGGAAATGCTTACTATCAAAGGTTTGACAG TTGTGGATGTTTACCAGCAGTGGTGCGGCCCCTGTCGAGCAGTGGTTAGTCTCCTCCGAAAGATAAAGAACGAACTCAGTGATGACCTGCTGCATTTTGCCACT GCTGAAGCTGACAGTATCGATGCCCTGGAGAAGTATCGAGGAAAATGCGAACCCACCTTCCTTTTCTTTGGA GGTGGGGAGTTGGTGGCTGTGCTGCGAGGGGCCAACGCTCCGATGCTCCAGAGGATGATTGTGRAGGAGCTAGCCAAGGAAAAGCTGGTCATGGAGCAAGGCAGTGGTCGCAAAGTG GTGAAAGATTTTGGTCTGTTGGATgaagagaagagagaggaggaCGAGCTTCAGCAGCCACAAAATGAAGAAAGTATAATTG TTCCTGCCARTAAATCCTACACAGTTGCCATCATTAAGCCTGACGCAGTTGCTCATGGCAAGGCAAATGAGATCATTATGAAG ATTCAAGACGCCGGGTTTGAGATTCTTGCACACGAGGAGCGCWCTCTGACTGAAACGGAGGCTCGAGATTTTTACCAGCATAAAGCAGCGGAG GCTTGCTTTGAGGACTTGGTGCAGTTCATGTCCAGTGGTCCCTCCCATATTCTGGTGCTTTCTCAGATAGAGGGCACAGCCAATATCATACCAGCATGGCGTGAGTTCATTGGCCCAGCAGACATAGAGGAGGCCAGGAGAGAAAAGCCCGAAAG CATARCTGGAAAGGATCCCAGTTCTGGGTCTGGAGTAGGGAGTGAACAGCACATTCTCGCCTGCTTGATCAGACACACCCAAACGTTATGCTTCTCTTTGGTTGAGCACCAGCCGAGCATCCATCTggtcctctcttcct tcccccacCCGACTTCCTGCAGCTTGCGGGCACAATACGGCACAGAGACGCTGTTCAACGCAGTGCATGGCAGTGCGGACAGCGACCAGGCCAGCATGGCGCTCGCCTTCTTCTTCCCCAACTTTAGGACGGCCTCCGACGCAGAGCAGGATGGGGAGGAAGAGCGTGTGGAGAGGACGCTGGCTCTCATCCGGCCCGACGTTGCCAGGGAGAACAGAG ATGAGATTTTGGCCCAGATTCACAAGTCGGGTTTCACAGTCGCCCTCCAAAAAGAGGTGATGTTGACCGAAGAGCAGGTCAAACAGTTTTACTTCCAGCATGTGGATGAAGACTACTTTCCTGCACTTATGCGAAACATGACAAG TGGGCCTGTGCTGGCGTTAGCTCTGGCCAGGAAAGGAGCTGTCCATCACTGGAAGAACATCCTCGGCCCTCCTGACCTTCACAAAGCCAAAGAAGAGGATCCTGAGTG TCTGAGGGCCAAATTTGCTGTAGAAAATGAGCCCATCAACCAGCTTCATGGCAGCGCAAATCCTGAAGAGGCGGAAAGAGAGCtgaactttttctttcctcaacaACGGACACTGGCAGTCATCAAACCCGGTGCTCTGGAGGAACACAGAG CTGAGGAGTTTTACAAGGAGCACAGAGAGAAGCCATTCTTCACGCAGCTGGTGGATTTTATGTGTCG tgGGCCCTGCATGATGCTCGTCTTGACCAAGGAGAATGCAGTGGAGGAGTGGCGGGCCATGATGGGCCCCAGYGATCCAGAGAAAGCTAAAGAAATCTCCCCACGGTCTCTGAGGGCCCGCTTCGCTGCCGACATCCTCCACAACTCGGTTCATGGTTCCTCCAACGAGCAGCACGCAGAGGAAAAGATCCGATTTGTCTTTGGCGACATCAGCGCAGGCGCAGCTCCAACTGCTGACAGCGAGACCAGCAGAACCAcctcag CTGAATGGCCAGGCGGTTCTGGAGATGAAAACCAAGAAATATCAAGATCTACAACTGAAGACACCTCTAATATCTAG